From Opitutaceae bacterium, the proteins below share one genomic window:
- a CDS encoding NAD(P)/FAD-dependent oxidoreductase → MKTHPPAGPRYTVIVIGGGAAGFFAAITCAEVNPRARVLILEKTRHLLSKVRISGGGRCNVTHACFDPQELVQHYPRGSRELLGPFHLWQPRDTIDWFAQRGVPLKTESDGRMFPITDSSSTIIDCLLNRTRELGIEIREQAEVQSVVRSESGSFRLSLKDSGNPLDCNAVIVASGGGVQSGGLKIARDFGHTITELAPSLFTFHVDDPRIKDLQGLAALNTRVSCRQIGLQQTGPVLITHWGLSGPAILRLSAWGARAFAQLGYCFEIEINWTGPYSAEDVRTRLNELKSGSGKRRVSAHCPFELPRRLWERLLDAAEIGPDFQWARLSKAQIHTLATELASGRFQVTGKSLNKEEFVTCGGVELAEIDFKRMESKRVPGLFFAGEVLDIDGVTGGFNFQAAWTTGHIAGTSAGL, encoded by the coding sequence ATGAAGACACATCCGCCGGCTGGTCCGAGATACACTGTCATCGTGATAGGTGGCGGAGCTGCCGGTTTCTTCGCGGCCATCACCTGCGCGGAGGTCAATCCGCGGGCACGGGTGCTCATCCTGGAAAAGACCCGACACCTTCTTTCCAAGGTCCGCATTTCCGGTGGAGGCCGCTGCAATGTCACCCACGCCTGCTTTGACCCGCAGGAATTGGTTCAACACTATCCGAGGGGGTCACGGGAATTGCTCGGGCCCTTTCATCTCTGGCAGCCGCGTGACACGATCGACTGGTTCGCCCAGCGGGGCGTGCCCCTCAAGACCGAGTCCGATGGACGGATGTTTCCCATCACCGATTCCTCCTCCACCATCATTGATTGCCTGCTCAATCGAACCCGCGAGCTGGGGATCGAGATACGTGAACAGGCCGAGGTTCAATCCGTCGTTCGATCGGAATCCGGTTCTTTTCGTCTCAGCCTGAAAGATTCCGGCAATCCCCTGGACTGCAACGCAGTCATCGTGGCCTCGGGTGGTGGGGTTCAGTCCGGCGGATTGAAGATCGCCCGGGACTTCGGGCATACCATCACCGAGCTCGCTCCTTCTCTCTTCACCTTCCACGTGGACGATCCCCGGATCAAGGACCTTCAAGGGCTGGCCGCTCTGAACACCCGTGTTTCCTGCAGGCAGATCGGTCTGCAACAGACTGGCCCGGTCCTCATCACACATTGGGGCCTAAGTGGACCCGCCATCCTGAGACTCTCCGCCTGGGGAGCCCGGGCCTTTGCCCAGCTTGGTTATTGCTTCGAAATTGAGATCAACTGGACCGGCCCATATTCTGCCGAGGATGTACGCACACGACTGAACGAGTTGAAATCCGGATCGGGAAAACGCCGGGTCAGCGCCCACTGTCCCTTCGAACTCCCCCGCCGCCTCTGGGAGCGGCTGCTGGATGCCGCCGAAATCGGTCCGGACTTTCAGTGGGCTCGCCTGAGCAAGGCCCAGATCCACACCCTCGCGACCGAGCTGGCCTCCGGCCGGTTCCAGGTCACGGGAAAGAGCCTGAATAAGGAGGAGTTCGTCACCTGTGGCGGAGTCGAACTGGCCGAAATCGACTTCAAGCGGATGGAGAGCAAGCGTGTTCCCGGCCTGTTCTTTGCCGGCGAGGTCCTCGACATCGACGGAGTGACCGGTGGTTTCAATTTCCAGGCCGCCTGGACGACCGGCCACATCGCCGGAACCAGCGCGGGACTTTGA